Proteins from one Mycobacterium sp. SMC-2 genomic window:
- a CDS encoding 50S ribosomal protein L25/general stress protein Ctc produces MAKSAGNQLTATVRTETGKGASRRARREGKIPAVLYGHGAAPQHLELPGHDFAAVLRHAGTNAVLTLDIDGKEQLALTKALDIHPIRRTIQHADLLVVRRGEKVVVEVTVVVEGDAAPGTLVTQETNTIEIEAEALSIPEHVTVSVEDAEPGTQFTAGRITLPRGVNLISDPEMLVVNVVMAPTAEELEEEGAGEVAEREEAPAEEEAGEAEAAAGESE; encoded by the coding sequence ATGGCCAAGTCCGCAGGCAACCAACTCACCGCCACGGTACGAACCGAGACCGGCAAGGGCGCGTCCCGCCGGGCCCGCCGCGAAGGCAAGATTCCCGCCGTCCTCTACGGCCACGGCGCCGCCCCGCAACACCTGGAATTGCCCGGCCACGACTTCGCCGCGGTGCTGCGGCACGCGGGCACCAACGCGGTGCTGACCCTGGACATCGACGGCAAGGAACAGCTGGCCCTGACCAAGGCGCTCGACATCCACCCGATCCGTCGCACCATTCAGCACGCCGACCTGCTGGTCGTGCGCCGCGGCGAGAAGGTCGTCGTGGAGGTCACCGTCGTCGTCGAGGGCGACGCCGCACCCGGCACCCTGGTCACCCAGGAAACCAACACCATCGAGATCGAGGCCGAGGCCTTGTCGATTCCCGAGCACGTCACCGTGTCGGTCGAGGACGCCGAACCGGGCACCCAGTTCACCGCCGGCCGGATCACCCTGCCGCGGGGCGTCAACCTGATCTCCGACCCGGAAATGCTGGTGGTCAACGTGGTGATGGCGCCGACCGCCGAGGAACTCGAGGAAGAGGGCGCGGGCGAGGTCGCCGAGCGCGAAGAAGCCCCGGCGGAAGAGGAAGCCGGCGAGGCCGAGGCCGCCGCGGGCGAGTCCGAGTAG
- a CDS encoding TatD family hydrolase: MRVSSSRRQREAPPAPEPLAPLVDAHTHLDACGARDAGDVRAIVDRAAAVGVGAVVTVADDLDSARWVTQAAGWDPRVYAAVGLHPTRADALDDDARGEIERLVAHPRAVAVGETGLDLYWPGRLDGCAQSDTQREAFAWHIDLAKRCGKPLVIHNREADAEVLDVLAGEGAPDIVIFHCFSSDAAMARRCVDAGWLLSLSGTASFRNARDLREAIPLIPLEQLLVETDAPFLTPHPFRGSPNEPYCLPYTVRAVAELMGRPAEELAQATTSNARRVYGLAPG, translated from the coding sequence GTGCGCGTGAGCTCCAGCCGACGACAACGAGAAGCGCCGCCCGCCCCCGAACCGCTGGCGCCCCTGGTCGACGCCCACACCCACCTCGACGCCTGCGGTGCGCGGGACGCCGGGGACGTGCGCGCGATCGTGGACCGCGCCGCGGCGGTCGGGGTGGGGGCGGTGGTCACCGTCGCCGACGACCTGGACTCGGCGCGCTGGGTGACACAAGCCGCCGGCTGGGATCCGCGGGTGTATGCCGCGGTGGGGCTGCACCCGACCCGCGCCGACGCGTTGGACGACGACGCCCGCGGCGAAATCGAGCGGCTGGTGGCGCATCCCAGGGCGGTGGCCGTCGGAGAGACCGGGCTGGACCTGTATTGGCCGGGGCGCCTCGACGGATGCGCACAGTCCGACACCCAGCGGGAAGCCTTCGCATGGCACATCGACCTGGCCAAACGGTGTGGAAAACCGCTGGTGATCCACAACCGCGAGGCCGACGCGGAAGTGCTCGACGTGCTGGCGGGCGAGGGGGCTCCCGACATCGTGATCTTCCATTGCTTCTCGTCGGATGCCGCGATGGCCCGCCGCTGCGTGGACGCCGGATGGCTGCTCAGCCTGTCGGGAACGGCGAGCTTCCGCAACGCCCGCGACTTGCGGGAAGCCATCCCGTTGATACCGCTGGAGCAGCTTCTCGTGGAAACCGATGCGCCCTTCTTGACGCCGCACCCCTTCCGCGGGTCGCCGAACGAGCCGTACTGCCTTCCTTATACTGTGCGGGCGGTCGCCGAACTGATGGGTCGTCCCGCCGAAGAGCTGGCTCAGGCCACCACGAGCAACGCTCGGCGGGTCTACGGGCTGGCTCCCGGCTAA
- a CDS encoding resuscitation-promoting factor — protein sequence MTVLTKLHQTPSPMLRLVVGGLLVVLAFAGGFAVSACKTVTLTVDGIAMRVTTMKSRVIDIVQENGFAVDERDDLYPAGDVKVHDAANIVLRRSRPLQISLDGHDTKQVWTTASTVDEALAQLAMTDTAPAAASRGSRVPLAGMALPVVSAKTVRITDGGATRTVHLPAPNVAGLLSAAGAPLLEGDQAVPSASSPIVDGMEIQVTRNRIQRVTERMPLQPNARRVEDPNMNMSRQVVEDPGSPGTQDVTFAVATVNGVETGRLPIANTVITPAREAVVRVGTKPGTDVPPVTNGNIWDAIAGCEAGGNWAINTGNGYYGGVQFDQGTWERNGGLRFAARADLATREEQIAVAEVTRERQGWGAWPVCSGRAGAN from the coding sequence TTGACTGTATTAACAAAACTTCATCAGACACCGTCTCCGATGTTGCGGCTCGTGGTCGGAGGGCTGCTGGTAGTCCTGGCATTCGCCGGTGGATTCGCAGTCTCCGCGTGCAAGACGGTGACGCTGACCGTCGACGGAATCGCCATGCGGGTGACGACCATGAAATCGCGAGTGATCGACATCGTGCAGGAGAACGGCTTCGCCGTCGACGAGCGTGACGACCTGTACCCCGCCGGAGACGTCAAGGTGCACGACGCCGCCAACATCGTCTTGCGCCGCAGCCGGCCGCTGCAGATCTCGCTGGACGGCCACGACACCAAGCAGGTGTGGACGACGGCATCCACCGTCGACGAGGCGCTGGCCCAGCTCGCCATGACCGACACCGCCCCGGCCGCGGCCTCCCGCGGCAGCCGGGTCCCGCTGGCCGGGATGGCGCTGCCCGTCGTCAGCGCGAAGACGGTCCGCATCACCGACGGCGGCGCGACACGCACGGTGCACCTGCCGGCACCGAACGTCGCGGGCCTGCTGAGCGCCGCCGGCGCCCCGCTCCTCGAAGGCGACCAGGCGGTGCCGAGCGCGTCGTCGCCCATCGTCGACGGCATGGAGATCCAGGTGACCCGCAACCGCATACAGCGGGTCACCGAGCGGATGCCGTTGCAGCCCAACGCCCGTCGGGTCGAGGACCCGAACATGAACATGAGCCGCCAGGTGGTCGAAGACCCGGGCAGCCCGGGCACCCAGGACGTCACGTTCGCGGTGGCCACCGTCAACGGCGTCGAGACCGGCCGGTTGCCGATCGCCAACACGGTGATCACCCCGGCCCGTGAGGCCGTCGTGCGGGTCGGAACCAAGCCCGGCACGGATGTGCCACCGGTCACCAACGGGAACATCTGGGACGCGATCGCGGGCTGCGAGGCCGGCGGGAACTGGGCGATCAACACCGGCAACGGCTACTACGGCGGTGTGCAGTTCGACCAGGGCACCTGGGAGCGTAACGGCGGGCTGCGGTTCGCCGCGCGCGCCGACCTGGCGACTCGGGAGGAGCAGATCGCCGTCGCAGAGGTGACGCGGGAGCGCCAGGGCTGGGGCGCGTGGCCGGTGTGCAGCGGAAGAGCTGGTGCGAACTGA
- a CDS encoding oxidoreductase gives MTNWTAADLPSFAGRTVIVTGANSGLGAVTARELARRGATLVMAVRDIRKGEKAALQIRGSQTGPVEVRSLDLQDLSSVREFAEGVDKVDVLINNAGIMAAPYAQTVDGFESQIGTNHLGHFALTNLLLPKLTDRVVTVSSMAHWAGRISLDDLNWKTRRYSPWLAYSQSKLANLLFTSELQRRLDSAGSRLRALAAHPGYSHTNLQGASGRKLGDAMMSAITRVVATNADFGARQTLYAASQDLPGNTFVGPRFGQFGRSQPVARSRRAQDPGMAAALWELSEQLAGAKFPL, from the coding sequence ATGACGAACTGGACCGCCGCAGACCTGCCCTCGTTCGCCGGGCGCACCGTCATCGTCACCGGGGCCAACAGCGGCCTGGGCGCGGTGACCGCCCGAGAGTTGGCGCGGCGGGGCGCCACGCTCGTCATGGCGGTCCGCGACATCCGCAAGGGTGAGAAGGCCGCGCTGCAGATCAGGGGCTCCCAGACCGGCCCGGTCGAGGTGCGCTCACTCGATTTGCAGGATCTGTCGTCGGTGCGCGAATTCGCCGAGGGCGTCGACAAGGTCGACGTGCTGATCAACAACGCGGGCATCATGGCCGCCCCCTACGCGCAGACGGTCGACGGCTTCGAGAGCCAGATCGGCACCAACCACCTCGGGCATTTCGCGCTCACCAACCTGTTGCTGCCCAAACTCACCGATCGGGTGGTCACCGTGTCGTCGATGGCGCACTGGGCGGGCCGGATCAGTCTCGATGACCTGAACTGGAAGACGCGGCGCTACTCGCCCTGGCTGGCATACAGCCAGTCCAAGCTCGCCAACCTGCTGTTCACCAGCGAGCTGCAGCGACGCCTGGATTCGGCCGGTTCCAGGCTGCGCGCGCTGGCCGCCCACCCCGGCTACTCGCACACCAACCTGCAGGGGGCCTCCGGGCGCAAGCTGGGCGACGCGATGATGTCGGCGATCACCCGGGTGGTCGCCACCAACGCCGACTTCGGCGCGCGGCAGACGCTATACGCGGCGTCGCAGGACCTGCCCGGCAACACGTTCGTCGGGCCGCGATTCGGCCAGTTCGGCCGCAGCCAACCCGTGGCGCGCAGCCGGCGGGCGCAGGACCCGGGGATGGCGGCGGCGCTGTGGGAGCTGTCCGAGCAGCTCGCCGGCGCCAAATTTCCGCTCTGA
- the metG gene encoding methionine--tRNA ligase, whose amino-acid sequence MRPFYVTTAITYPNGKPHVGHAYEYIATDAIARFKRLDGFDVRFLTGTDEHGLKMLETAAAEGLPTAELARRNSDVFQRLQERLNISFDRFIRTTDPDHHEASREIWRRMDAAGDIYLDSYSGWYSVRDERFFVESETAVVDGTRVAVETGTPVTWTEEQTYFFRLSAYADRLLAHYEANPDFIAPEARRNEVVSFVSGGLRDLSISRTSFDWGVKVPDHPDHVMYVWVDALTNYLTGVGYPDTDSELFRRYWPPDLHMIGKDIIRFHTVYWPAFLMSAGIELPRRVFAHGFLLNRGEKMSKSLGNIVDPVALTDTFGVDQLRYFLLREVPFGQDGSYSEEAIITRINTDLANELGNLAQRSLSMVAKNLDGVVPTPGEFTADDADLLATADGLLERVRASFDGQAMHLGLEAIWLMLGAANRYFSAQQPWVLRKSDSEADQKRFATVLYTTCEAVRIAALLIQPVMPDSAGKLLDLLGQTPEQRSFDAIGNRLAPGTALPAPAGVFPRYQAD is encoded by the coding sequence ATGAGGCCCTTCTACGTCACCACCGCGATCACGTACCCAAATGGCAAACCGCACGTCGGGCACGCCTATGAGTACATCGCCACCGACGCCATCGCCCGGTTCAAGCGGCTCGACGGCTTCGACGTGCGTTTCCTGACCGGCACCGACGAGCACGGCCTCAAGATGCTCGAGACGGCGGCGGCGGAAGGCCTCCCGACCGCCGAGCTGGCGCGGCGCAATTCCGATGTGTTCCAACGGCTGCAGGAGAGGCTGAACATCTCCTTCGACCGGTTCATCCGAACCACGGACCCCGACCACCACGAGGCATCCAGGGAGATCTGGCGGCGGATGGATGCCGCCGGAGACATCTACTTGGACAGCTATTCCGGCTGGTATTCGGTGCGCGACGAGCGGTTCTTCGTCGAATCGGAGACCGCTGTGGTCGATGGCACCCGGGTCGCCGTCGAGACCGGCACCCCCGTGACCTGGACCGAAGAGCAGACGTATTTCTTCCGGCTGTCGGCGTATGCCGACAGGCTGCTGGCCCACTACGAGGCCAACCCCGACTTCATCGCCCCCGAAGCGCGACGCAACGAAGTGGTCAGCTTCGTCTCCGGCGGCCTGCGCGACCTGTCGATCTCGCGCACCTCTTTCGACTGGGGCGTGAAAGTGCCCGACCATCCCGATCACGTCATGTACGTCTGGGTCGACGCGCTGACCAACTACCTGACCGGGGTGGGCTACCCCGACACCGACTCGGAGCTGTTCCGCCGCTACTGGCCCCCCGATCTGCACATGATCGGGAAAGACATCATCCGGTTCCACACGGTCTACTGGCCGGCGTTTCTGATGTCTGCCGGGATCGAGCTGCCGCGCAGAGTCTTTGCGCACGGGTTCCTGCTCAACCGGGGCGAGAAGATGAGCAAGTCTCTGGGCAACATCGTCGACCCGGTCGCCCTGACCGATACGTTCGGCGTGGATCAGCTGCGCTATTTCCTGTTGCGCGAGGTCCCGTTCGGCCAGGACGGCAGCTACAGCGAAGAAGCCATCATCACGCGCATCAACACCGACCTCGCCAACGAGCTGGGCAACCTGGCCCAGCGGTCGCTGTCCATGGTGGCCAAGAACCTGGACGGCGTCGTACCGACCCCCGGCGAATTCACCGCCGACGACGCCGACCTGCTGGCGACGGCCGACGGCCTGCTGGAACGGGTGCGCGCCAGCTTCGACGGGCAGGCCATGCACCTGGGGCTGGAAGCGATCTGGCTGATGCTTGGCGCGGCCAACCGATATTTCTCGGCGCAGCAGCCATGGGTGTTGCGCAAGAGCGACTCGGAGGCGGACCAAAAGCGCTTCGCGACAGTGCTTTACACGACGTGTGAAGCTGTTCGCATCGCGGCGCTGTTGATTCAGCCGGTCATGCCCGATTCGGCGGGCAAGCTACTGGATCTGCTCGGCCAAACGCCCGAACAGCGCAGCTTCGACGCGATCGGCAACCGGCTGGCGCCCGGCACGGCGCTGCCGGCGCCGGCCGGCGTCTTCCCGCGCTACCAAGCCGACTAG
- a CDS encoding fatty acyl-AMP ligase, with the protein MSRFTEKMYRNARAATTGMVTGEPHEPVRHTWGEVHERARRIAGGLAAAGIGLGDAVGVLAGFPVEIAPTAQGLWMRGASLTMLHQPTPRTDLAVWAEDTMNVIGMIEAKAIVVSEPFLVAIPVLEEKGIKVLTVADLLASDPIEPIEVGEDDLALMQLTSGSTGSPKAVQITHRNIYSNAEAMFIGAKYDVDKDVMVSWLPCFHDMGMVGFLTIPMYFGAELVKVTPMDFLRDTLLWAKLIDKYQGTMTAAPNFAYALLAKRLRRNAKPGDFDLSTLRFALSGAEPVEPADVEDLLDAGKPFGLNPSAILPAYGMAETTLAVSFSECNAGLVVDEVDADLLAALRRAVPATKGNTRRLATLGPLLQDLEARIIDENGEVMPPRGVGVIELRGESLTPGYLTMGGFISAQDENGWYDTGDLGYMTEEGHVVVCGRVKDVIIMAGRNIYPTDIERAACRVEGVRPGCAVAVRLDAGHSRETFAVAVESNAWQDPVEVRRIEHQVAREVVAEVDMRPRNVVVLGPGTIPKTPSGKLRRSHSATLVT; encoded by the coding sequence GTGAGCAGGTTTACCGAGAAGATGTACCGCAATGCCCGCGCCGCGACGACGGGCATGGTCACCGGTGAACCACACGAACCGGTCCGGCACACCTGGGGCGAGGTGCACGAGCGCGCTCGTCGCATCGCGGGCGGGCTGGCCGCCGCCGGCATCGGCCTCGGCGACGCCGTCGGTGTCCTGGCCGGCTTCCCGGTGGAGATCGCCCCGACGGCGCAGGGCCTCTGGATGCGTGGCGCCAGCCTGACGATGCTGCACCAGCCCACCCCGCGCACCGACCTGGCCGTGTGGGCCGAAGACACCATGAACGTCATCGGCATGATCGAGGCCAAGGCCATCGTCGTCTCCGAGCCCTTCCTGGTGGCCATCCCCGTGCTCGAGGAGAAGGGCATCAAGGTCCTCACCGTCGCCGACCTGCTGGCGTCGGATCCGATCGAGCCCATCGAGGTCGGCGAGGATGACCTGGCGCTGATGCAATTGACCAGCGGCTCGACTGGATCCCCCAAGGCGGTCCAGATCACCCACCGCAACATCTACTCCAACGCCGAGGCGATGTTCATCGGCGCCAAGTACGACGTCGACAAGGACGTCATGGTCAGCTGGCTGCCCTGCTTCCACGACATGGGCATGGTCGGCTTCCTGACCATTCCCATGTATTTTGGCGCGGAGCTGGTCAAGGTCACCCCGATGGACTTCCTGCGCGACACGCTGCTGTGGGCCAAGCTCATCGACAAGTACCAGGGCACCATGACCGCGGCGCCCAACTTCGCCTACGCGCTGCTCGCCAAGCGGCTGCGCCGCAACGCCAAGCCCGGCGACTTCGACCTGTCCACCCTGCGCTTTGCGCTCTCCGGTGCCGAGCCCGTCGAACCGGCCGACGTGGAGGACCTGCTGGACGCGGGCAAGCCGTTCGGCCTGAATCCGTCGGCGATCCTGCCGGCTTACGGGATGGCCGAGACCACGCTGGCCGTGTCGTTCTCGGAGTGCAACGCCGGTCTGGTCGTCGACGAGGTCGACGCCGACCTGCTCGCCGCCCTGCGCCGCGCCGTGCCCGCCACCAAGGGCAACACGCGGCGGCTGGCCACGCTCGGCCCGCTGCTGCAGGACCTCGAGGCACGCATCATCGACGAGAACGGCGAGGTGATGCCCCCTCGCGGTGTCGGTGTCATCGAGCTGCGCGGCGAGTCGCTGACGCCCGGCTACCTGACCATGGGCGGCTTCATCTCGGCGCAGGACGAGAACGGTTGGTATGACACCGGCGACCTCGGTTACATGACCGAGGAGGGCCACGTCGTGGTGTGCGGCCGCGTCAAGGATGTCATCATCATGGCCGGCCGCAACATCTATCCCACCGACATCGAGCGGGCCGCCTGTCGCGTCGAGGGGGTGCGCCCCGGGTGCGCCGTCGCGGTGCGTCTGGACGCGGGCCACTCACGCGAGACGTTCGCCGTCGCCGTCGAGTCCAACGCCTGGCAGGACCCGGTGGAGGTGCGCCGCATCGAGCACCAGGTCGCCCGTGAGGTGGTGGCCGAGGTCGACATGCGGCCGCGCAACGTGGTGGTCCTCGGGCCGGGCACCATCCCGAAGACGCCGTCGGGCAAGCTGCGCCGGTCGCACTCCGCCACGCTCGTCACGTAG
- a CDS encoding 4-(cytidine 5'-diphospho)-2-C-methyl-D-erythritol kinase produces the protein MTMSDGNTAAQWVPTGSVTVRVPGKVNLYLAVGDRREDGYHELTTVFQAVSLLDEVTVRNADVLSLELVGEGADKLPTDERNLAWQAAELMAEHVGRAPDVSIMIDKSIPVAGGMAGGSADAAAVLVAMNSLWELNVPRRDLRMLAARLGSDVPFALHGGTALGTGRGEELATVLSRNTFHWVLAFADGELLTPAVFRELDRLREAGDPPRLAGPGPVLAALAAGDPEQLASLLGNEMQAAAVSLNPRLRRTLRAGVQAGALAGIVSGSGPTCAFLCASAASAVDVGTEISGAGVCRTVRVASGPVAGARVVPAPTEV, from the coding sequence TTGACAATGTCTGACGGCAACACCGCCGCCCAGTGGGTGCCCACCGGGTCGGTCACCGTTCGAGTTCCCGGGAAGGTCAACCTGTATCTGGCGGTCGGTGATCGCCGCGAGGACGGCTATCACGAGCTGACGACCGTTTTTCAGGCCGTTTCCCTGCTCGACGAGGTGACGGTCCGCAACGCCGACGTGCTGTCGCTCGAGCTCGTCGGCGAGGGTGCCGACAAACTGCCCACCGACGAACGCAACCTCGCCTGGCAGGCCGCCGAGCTGATGGCCGAACATGTCGGCCGGGCGCCCGACGTCTCGATCATGATCGACAAATCCATCCCGGTGGCCGGCGGGATGGCCGGTGGCAGCGCCGATGCGGCGGCCGTGCTGGTCGCCATGAACTCGCTGTGGGAATTGAACGTGCCCCGCCGCGATCTGCGCATGCTCGCCGCGCGGTTGGGCAGCGACGTCCCCTTCGCGCTGCACGGCGGGACCGCGCTGGGCACCGGCCGCGGCGAGGAGCTGGCCACCGTCCTGTCCCGCAACACCTTTCACTGGGTGCTGGCGTTCGCCGACGGGGAGCTGCTCACCCCGGCGGTGTTCCGAGAGCTGGACCGGCTCCGGGAAGCGGGGGACCCGCCCCGGCTCGCCGGGCCCGGCCCCGTGTTGGCGGCCTTGGCGGCGGGCGACCCCGAACAGCTGGCTTCGCTGCTGGGCAACGAGATGCAGGCCGCCGCGGTCAGCCTGAACCCGAGGCTGCGTCGCACCCTGCGGGCCGGGGTGCAGGCCGGCGCCCTGGCGGGCATCGTGTCCGGCTCGGGCCCGACGTGCGCCTTCCTGTGCGCCTCGGCGGCCTCGGCGGTCGACGTCGGCACCGAGATATCCGGCGCGGGCGTCTGCCGCACGGTGCGGGTCGCCAGCGGGCCGGTGGCCGGTGCGCGCGTGGTTCCGGCCCCGACCGAAGTGTGA
- a CDS encoding DUF1772 domain-containing protein, giving the protein MRIMIATLFAAIAVLGTAVVYGTDVFCAAVQRPALARVDGRSLLAVMGNIHRYGDRRMPVPGVLGLAAAAVSAAFAALAGRWGQAGAAAAAVALLLVWLLVYLRVSAPINRQLTAGVDQPGLPIDAQALQRNWDKVIAIRASLQGLAVAALCLALVI; this is encoded by the coding sequence GTGCGCATCATGATCGCCACGTTGTTCGCGGCCATCGCGGTGCTGGGTACCGCGGTGGTCTACGGCACCGACGTGTTCTGCGCGGCGGTGCAGCGGCCCGCGCTGGCCCGCGTCGACGGCCGGTCCCTGCTCGCGGTGATGGGCAACATCCACCGCTACGGAGACCGCCGCATGCCGGTGCCCGGGGTGCTCGGCCTGGCCGCCGCGGCGGTCAGCGCGGCATTTGCCGCCCTGGCCGGCCGCTGGGGGCAAGCCGGCGCGGCCGCCGCCGCCGTCGCCCTGCTGCTGGTGTGGCTGCTGGTCTATCTGCGGGTGAGCGCGCCGATCAACCGCCAACTCACTGCCGGAGTGGACCAACCCGGGCTGCCGATCGATGCCCAAGCGCTGCAACGTAACTGGGACAAGGTGATCGCAATCAGGGCGAGCCTGCAGGGCCTGGCCGTCGCGGCGTTGTGCCTGGCGCTGGTGATCTGA
- the rsmA gene encoding 16S rRNA (adenine(1518)-N(6)/adenine(1519)-N(6))-dimethyltransferase RsmA: MAGVQRKSWCELTIRLLGRTEIRRLARDLDFRPRKSLGQNFVHDANTVRRIVSIAGVGRSDHVLEVGPGLGSLTLALLDRGATVTAVEIDPVLADRLPQTVAEHSHREIHRLTVLNRDVLTLRRDELAAQPNAVVANLPYNVAVPALLHLLAEFPSIQTVTVMVQAEVAERLAAEPGGKEYGVPSVKVRYFGAVRRCGMVSPTVFWPIPRVYSGLVRIDRYATPPWPTDEAFRRQVFELVDIAFAQRRKTARNAFVQWAGSGNESANRLLAASIDPARRGETLSIEDFVRLLLRSSEPADTAAADGPPPAQQQPSPS; this comes from the coding sequence GTGGCCGGTGTGCAGCGGAAGAGCTGGTGCGAACTGACAATCCGGCTGCTCGGTCGCACCGAGATCAGGCGGCTTGCCAGAGACCTTGACTTTCGGCCACGGAAATCCCTCGGTCAAAACTTCGTCCACGACGCCAACACGGTCCGTCGGATCGTCTCGATTGCCGGCGTCGGCCGTTCCGACCACGTCCTCGAGGTCGGTCCCGGCCTGGGCTCGCTGACGCTGGCATTGCTGGACCGCGGTGCCACTGTCACCGCCGTCGAAATCGACCCCGTGCTGGCCGATCGGTTGCCGCAAACCGTCGCCGAACACTCGCACCGCGAGATCCACCGGCTCACCGTGCTCAATCGCGACGTCTTGACGCTGCGCCGCGACGAGCTCGCCGCGCAGCCCAACGCGGTCGTCGCCAACCTGCCCTACAACGTCGCGGTGCCGGCGCTGCTGCATCTGCTCGCCGAGTTCCCGTCCATCCAGACCGTGACCGTCATGGTGCAGGCGGAGGTGGCCGAACGTCTGGCCGCCGAGCCCGGCGGCAAGGAGTACGGCGTGCCCAGCGTCAAGGTCCGCTACTTCGGCGCGGTTCGGCGGTGTGGCATGGTGTCGCCGACCGTCTTCTGGCCCATTCCCCGCGTCTATTCCGGGCTCGTGCGCATCGACCGCTACGCCACCCCGCCGTGGCCCACCGACGAAGCCTTCCGCCGTCAAGTGTTCGAGCTGGTCGACATCGCGTTCGCGCAGCGGCGCAAGACGGCTCGCAACGCGTTCGTGCAGTGGGCCGGCTCGGGCAACGAGTCGGCGAACCGGCTGTTGGCCGCCAGCATCGACCCGGCCCGTCGCGGTGAGACGCTGTCCATCGAGGACTTCGTGCGGCTGTTGCTGCGATCGAGCGAACCGGCCGACACCGCCGCCGCGGACGGCCCGCCCCCGGCCCAACAGCAGCCTTCCCCGAGCTGA
- the pth gene encoding aminoacyl-tRNA hydrolase: MAEPLLVVGLGNPGDNYARTRHNIGFMVADLLADRLGSKFKVHKRSGAEVVSGRLAGHPVLVAKPRCYMNESGRQVGPLAKFYSVAPEDIVVIHDDLDLDFGRIRLKIGGGEGGHNGLRSVAAALGTKEFQRVRIGIGRPPGRKDPAAFVLENFSPAERGEVPTICEQAADATELLIELGLEPAQNRVHAW; this comes from the coding sequence GTGGCCGAGCCGTTGCTGGTGGTCGGCCTGGGCAACCCCGGAGACAACTACGCCCGGACCCGGCACAACATCGGGTTCATGGTCGCCGACCTGCTCGCCGACCGGCTCGGCTCAAAGTTCAAGGTGCACAAGCGTTCCGGCGCCGAGGTGGTCAGCGGCCGGCTGGCCGGGCATCCGGTGTTGGTGGCCAAGCCGCGCTGCTACATGAATGAATCCGGCCGCCAGGTCGGGCCGCTGGCAAAGTTCTACTCGGTGGCCCCGGAGGACATCGTCGTCATCCACGACGACCTCGACCTTGACTTCGGCCGCATCCGGCTCAAGATCGGCGGCGGCGAGGGCGGCCACAACGGGCTGCGCTCGGTGGCGGCCGCGCTCGGCACCAAGGAGTTTCAGCGGGTCCGCATCGGGATCGGCCGCCCGCCGGGACGCAAGGACCCGGCGGCGTTCGTGTTGGAGAACTTCTCCCCCGCCGAGCGCGGCGAGGTGCCCACCATTTGCGAGCAGGCCGCGGACGCGACCGAGTTGCTCATCGAACTCGGGCTGGAGCCGGCGCAGAACCGCGTCCACGCCTGGTGA
- a CDS encoding nitroreductase family deazaflavin-dependent oxidoreductase — MTIGKNVGRLVMRAAPLFNAPVAAIAASPRFGSAIRRSITLVTYTGRRTGRTFSIPVAYRRRGDDIEIAANMPDAKTWWRNFVGDGAPVSLTLDGAERTGHAVAHRDANGRVTVRVRLDGS; from the coding sequence ATGACCATAGGCAAGAACGTCGGGCGCCTGGTGATGCGCGCGGCGCCGCTCTTCAACGCGCCGGTCGCCGCGATAGCGGCCTCGCCGCGCTTCGGCTCCGCAATCAGGCGCAGCATCACGCTCGTGACCTACACGGGCCGACGTACGGGACGGACGTTTTCGATTCCGGTGGCCTACCGCCGCCGCGGCGACGATATCGAGATCGCGGCCAACATGCCTGACGCCAAGACGTGGTGGCGCAACTTTGTCGGCGATGGCGCTCCGGTGTCGCTGACCCTCGATGGCGCCGAACGGACCGGGCATGCCGTCGCGCACCGGGACGCCAACGGGCGCGTCACCGTGCGGGTGCGCCTGGACGGCAGCTAG